Proteins from a single region of Methanoculleus horonobensis:
- a CDS encoding ArsB/NhaD family transporter — protein sequence MIGPELIAVAVFLFTYALIIDERIHRAVAAMFGASVIVFLHIVPWEKIPEYIDLGTIFLLMGMMIIVNTARGSGLFEFIAIKTAKLANGSPMRVLLLFSLVTAVTSAFLDNVTTVLLLTPMLLYIANVMRITPLPFLIAEIFASNIGGAATLIGDPPNIMIGSAAGLTFNEFIINLGPIMVVDLVVVLGMLALIYRKVLHVSPDERAGIEKTFADLNEREAIRDVSLFKKSVAVIALVIGMFFVHDLLGLEPALVALIGASILLFWSRQPPEEIFEKIEWPALFFFGGLFVVVGALVETGTIATVAEFVVENVHSEGEAIMIIAWFAAIASAVVDNIPLTATLIPLIQDMGLSMDTYPLWWALSLGACLGGNGTAIGASANVVVLGIAARNNLSISFLEFLKVGMLVLFVTVGIGSAILYLNFAVL from the coding sequence GTGATCGGCCCGGAACTGATCGCCGTCGCGGTCTTCCTCTTCACCTACGCGCTGATCATCGACGAGCGGATCCACCGTGCTGTGGCGGCGATGTTCGGCGCTTCCGTCATCGTCTTCCTCCACATCGTCCCGTGGGAGAAGATCCCGGAGTACATCGACCTCGGCACCATCTTCCTCCTGATGGGGATGATGATCATCGTCAACACCGCCCGCGGCAGCGGCCTCTTCGAGTTCATCGCCATCAAGACGGCGAAACTCGCGAACGGGAGCCCGATGCGGGTGCTGCTTCTCTTCTCGCTCGTGACGGCCGTGACGAGCGCGTTTCTCGACAACGTCACCACGGTCCTCCTCCTCACTCCGATGCTCCTCTACATCGCGAACGTGATGCGGATAACCCCCCTGCCCTTCCTCATCGCCGAGATATTCGCCTCCAACATCGGCGGGGCGGCGACGCTCATCGGCGACCCCCCGAACATCATGATCGGCTCGGCCGCCGGCCTGACGTTCAACGAGTTCATCATCAACCTCGGCCCGATCATGGTCGTCGACCTCGTCGTCGTCCTGGGGATGCTCGCCCTCATCTACAGAAAAGTCCTCCACGTCTCGCCCGATGAGCGAGCGGGGATCGAGAAGACGTTTGCGGACTTGAACGAGCGGGAGGCTATCCGTGACGTCTCGCTCTTCAAAAAATCGGTCGCCGTCATCGCGCTCGTCATCGGGATGTTCTTCGTCCACGACCTGCTCGGGCTGGAACCCGCTCTCGTCGCCCTGATCGGCGCATCGATCCTCCTCTTCTGGAGCAGGCAGCCGCCGGAGGAGATCTTCGAGAAGATCGAGTGGCCGGCGCTCTTCTTCTTCGGCGGGCTCTTCGTCGTCGTCGGCGCCCTCGTCGAGACCGGGACGATCGCGACCGTCGCGGAGTTCGTCGTCGAGAACGTCCACTCGGAGGGAGAGGCCATCATGATCATCGCCTGGTTCGCGGCGATCGCTTCGGCGGTCGTGGACAACATCCCGCTCACCGCCACCCTGATCCCCCTGATCCAGGATATGGGCCTCTCGATGGACACTTACCCGCTCTGGTGGGCGCTCTCGCTCGGCGCGTGTCTCGGCGGGAACGGCACGGCTATCGGGGCTTCGGCGAACGTCGTCGTGCTCGGGATCGCGGCACGGAACAACCTCTCCATCTCGTTTCTGGAGTTCCTGAAGGTAGGGATGCTCGTGCTCTTCGTCACGGTCGGGATCGGCAGCGCCATCCTCTATCTCAACTTCGCCGTCCTGTAG
- a CDS encoding HEAT repeat domain-containing protein produces MPTIDEVDTMRDARDVDGLIRALADPDEFVRSQAALSLGTLADPKAQEPLAKVRDEDPSASVREAAATAHRWVVGRLREIEAAR; encoded by the coding sequence ATGCCGACAATCGATGAGGTCGATACCATGCGGGATGCCCGGGACGTCGACGGGTTGATCCGGGCGCTCGCCGACCCGGACGAGTTCGTCCGGTCGCAGGCAGCCCTCTCGCTCGGGACTCTCGCCGACCCGAAGGCGCAGGAACCGCTCGCGAAGGTGAGGGACGAGGACCCGAGCGCCTCGGTCAGGGAGGCGGCCGCGACCGCGCACCGGTGGGTGGTCGGCCGGCTCCGGGAGATCGAGGCCGCCCGGTAG
- a CDS encoding HEAT repeat domain-containing protein yields the protein MRQRIDIDTMRRHRDIDGLVAALFEPEEIVRLTAVDALGSVGDERALEPLERLKFSDSDAGVRRAASFAHARVVGRLADRKSAERMPRES from the coding sequence ATGAGACAGAGAATTGATATCGACACCATGCGAAGGCACCGGGACATCGACGGCCTGGTTGCAGCACTTTTCGAGCCCGAAGAGATCGTGCGGCTGACCGCCGTCGATGCCCTCGGCTCCGTCGGCGACGAACGGGCGCTTGAGCCGCTCGAGCGATTGAAGTTCTCGGACTCCGATGCGGGCGTCCGGCGGGCCGCTTCGTTCGCGCACGCCCGGGTGGTGGGGAGGCTCGCGGACAGGAAGTCGGCGGAGCGGATGCCCCGCGAGTCGTAG
- the glnA gene encoding type I glutamate--ammonia ligase, giving the protein MSADNISAMLERIEQDNVRFLRLQFTDLLGMPKNVSIPAKQVGKALTDGIGFDGSSIEGFVRIEESDMVLKPDLSTYTLLPWRPRDKSVARFICDVCKPDGTPFEGDPRSVLRRAMEDAVKDGYVFNTGPELEFFLFKMLDGRPTTEFQDAGGYFDLAPTDLAEDLRREAILTLTEMGFDIEASHHEVAESQHEIDFKYSDALHTADNVITFKFAVKTMALMRGLHASFMAKPIHGINGSGMHVNCSLAKDGVNAFYDPDAPLQLSKTCMHFIGGLLKHAPAITRIANPTINSYKRLVPGYEAPCYISWSASNRSALVRVPAPRGNSTRVEFRSPDPTCNPYLAFTAMLAAGMDGVRSEIEPPTDVHKNIFHMTSTERGQNGIATLPGDLHEAHRALLADDLICNALGPHVVDALTSVAEAEWDAYRTTVHPWEIDRYLATY; this is encoded by the coding sequence ATGAGTGCCGACAACATCTCAGCGATGCTCGAGCGCATTGAACAGGACAACGTCCGGTTCCTCCGGCTGCAGTTCACCGATCTCCTGGGCATGCCCAAGAACGTCTCCATCCCGGCGAAGCAGGTCGGGAAGGCGCTGACCGACGGCATCGGGTTCGACGGGTCGTCAATCGAGGGTTTCGTCCGGATCGAAGAGTCCGATATGGTGCTCAAGCCCGACCTCTCGACCTACACCCTCCTCCCATGGCGCCCCCGGGATAAGAGCGTCGCCCGGTTCATCTGCGACGTCTGTAAGCCGGACGGCACGCCGTTCGAGGGCGACCCGCGCTCCGTGCTCCGGCGGGCGATGGAGGACGCGGTGAAGGACGGCTACGTCTTCAACACCGGCCCGGAACTGGAGTTCTTCCTCTTCAAGATGCTCGACGGCCGGCCGACCACCGAGTTCCAGGACGCCGGTGGCTACTTCGACCTGGCGCCGACCGATCTCGCGGAGGACCTCCGGCGCGAGGCGATCCTCACGCTCACCGAGATGGGGTTCGATATCGAGGCCTCCCATCACGAGGTCGCCGAGAGCCAGCACGAGATCGACTTCAAGTACAGCGACGCGCTCCATACCGCGGATAACGTCATCACCTTCAAGTTCGCGGTCAAGACGATGGCGCTGATGCGCGGGCTGCACGCGTCCTTCATGGCGAAGCCGATCCACGGCATCAACGGGAGCGGGATGCACGTGAACTGTTCGCTCGCAAAGGACGGGGTGAACGCCTTCTACGACCCGGATGCGCCGCTGCAGCTCTCGAAGACCTGCATGCACTTCATCGGCGGGCTGCTCAAACACGCGCCGGCCATCACCCGGATCGCGAACCCGACGATCAACTCCTACAAACGGCTCGTCCCCGGCTACGAGGCGCCCTGCTACATCAGCTGGAGCGCGAGCAACCGCTCGGCGCTGGTGCGGGTTCCGGCGCCCCGCGGCAACAGCACCCGGGTCGAGTTCCGCAGCCCCGACCCGACCTGCAACCCCTACCTCGCCTTCACGGCGATGCTCGCCGCCGGGATGGACGGAGTCCGGAGCGAGATCGAGCCCCCGACCGATGTTCACAAGAATATCTTCCACATGACGTCCACCGAGCGCGGCCAGAACGGGATCGCGACCCTGCCCGGAGACCTCCACGAGGCCCACCGGGCGCTGCTTGCCGACGACCTCATCTGCAACGCGCTCGGCCCCCACGTCGTCGATGCGCTCACGAGCGTTGCCGAAGCCGAGTGGGACGCCTACCGGACGACGGTTCACCCCTGGGAGATCGACCGGTACCTGGCGACCTACTGA
- a CDS encoding class II glutamine amidotransferase has protein sequence MCGIIGVMDRSRRTMDGSGIRQALSMMNERGSGEGAGYAAYGIYPDFRDCYALHVFFDNIRENKPLLDSTLAQWGTIEHDEAIPTCDRPGLRAVHTPWRYFFKPDPSLAPPGSATPEDEIVSALVMQVNAARRGALIFSSGKDLGVFKASGWPEDVADFYRIEDYEGYTWLAHNRYPTNTPGWWGGAHPFNLLDWSIVHNGEITSYGTNRRYIESLGYTCTMYTDTEVVAYLIDLLVRRHGLDVDLAVRALAPPFWEEIDRMPAAEREWNGALRLAYASAMMNGPFAIVAANRDMMVGFTDRGKLRPMVVGECGDRLYISSEEAAIRAMEPRIESIRMPAAGEPVIGRVVS, from the coding sequence ATGTGCGGCATAATTGGTGTAATGGACAGATCTCGCCGGACGATGGACGGTTCCGGCATCCGACAGGCCCTCTCCATGATGAACGAGCGCGGCAGCGGCGAGGGGGCGGGGTACGCGGCCTACGGCATCTACCCCGACTTCCGGGACTGCTACGCCCTCCACGTCTTCTTCGACAACATCCGCGAGAACAAGCCGCTCCTCGACTCGACGCTCGCGCAGTGGGGGACGATCGAGCACGACGAGGCGATCCCCACCTGCGACCGGCCGGGCCTCCGGGCGGTTCACACCCCCTGGCGCTACTTCTTCAAGCCCGACCCCTCCCTCGCGCCGCCGGGGAGCGCGACGCCGGAGGACGAGATCGTCAGCGCCCTCGTGATGCAGGTCAATGCCGCCCGCCGCGGCGCGCTCATCTTCTCCTCCGGCAAGGACCTCGGCGTCTTTAAAGCGAGCGGCTGGCCGGAGGACGTCGCGGACTTCTACCGGATCGAGGACTACGAAGGCTACACCTGGCTCGCGCACAACCGCTACCCGACGAACACCCCCGGGTGGTGGGGCGGCGCGCACCCGTTCAACCTCCTCGACTGGAGCATCGTGCATAACGGCGAGATCACCTCCTACGGGACGAACCGGCGCTACATCGAGAGTCTTGGCTACACCTGCACGATGTATACCGACACCGAGGTCGTCGCCTACCTGATCGACCTCCTGGTGCGGCGGCACGGCCTCGACGTCGACCTCGCCGTCCGGGCGCTCGCCCCGCCCTTCTGGGAGGAGATCGACAGGATGCCCGCGGCGGAGCGGGAGTGGAACGGAGCCCTCCGGCTCGCCTACGCTTCCGCGATGATGAACGGGCCGTTCGCCATCGTGGCCGCGAACCGCGACATGATGGTCGGGTTCACCGACCGGGGCAAGCTCCGGCCGATGGTCGTCGGCGAGTGCGGCGACCGGCTCTACATCTCGAGCGAAGAGGCTGCAATCCGGGCGATGGAGCCGCGGATCGAGTCGATCCGGATGCCGGCCGCGGGCGAGCCGGTGATCGGGAGGGTTGTCTCATGA
- a CDS encoding glutamate synthase-related protein, whose product MIGSLPPRYRISIDPVRCMECGRCIENCSYGVFSRDGDRIQVNSRNCTACHRCVACCPRDAIGIEEHPCDYRSHPLWTREAREAIYNQARTGKIILAGMGNALDYPVIFDRLVLDACQVTNPSLDPLREPIELVTHLGKRPARLDLRRREGGDVELSTRLTPNLRIETPVMIGHMSYGAISLNAQVAMARAAKETGTYMGTGEGGLHAALHPYQDRMIVQVASGRFGVNIDYLERGAGIEIKIGQGAKPGIGGHLPGEKVCADISRTRMIPEGSDAISPAPHHDIYSIEDLAQLVRGLKEATEWKKPVFVKIAAVHNVAAIAAGIARSPADAVVVDGFRGGTGAAPMVFRDHVGIPIEAAVASVDQKLRDQGIRNEISVIASGGIRGSADVAKAIALGADAVYIGTAALAAMGCRVCGNCYRGLCPWGIATQRPDLVARLDPDEASIQVANLIRAWTLELAELLGAAGINSIESLRGNRDRLRGYMLDEGLMQVLDVKTVGA is encoded by the coding sequence ATGATCGGGAGCCTCCCTCCCCGCTACCGGATCAGTATCGACCCCGTCCGGTGCATGGAGTGCGGGCGGTGCATCGAGAACTGCTCTTACGGCGTCTTCTCCCGGGACGGCGACAGGATCCAGGTCAACTCCCGGAACTGCACCGCCTGCCACCGCTGCGTCGCCTGCTGCCCCCGGGACGCGATCGGCATCGAGGAGCACCCCTGCGACTACCGCAGCCACCCGCTCTGGACGAGGGAGGCCCGGGAGGCGATCTACAACCAGGCCCGGACGGGCAAGATCATCCTCGCGGGGATGGGCAACGCCCTCGACTACCCGGTCATCTTCGACCGCCTGGTGCTGGACGCCTGCCAGGTCACGAACCCGAGCCTCGACCCGCTCCGCGAGCCGATCGAACTGGTGACCCACCTCGGGAAGAGGCCGGCGCGGCTCGACCTTCGGCGGCGGGAGGGCGGCGACGTCGAACTTTCGACCCGCCTCACCCCGAACCTCCGGATCGAGACGCCGGTGATGATCGGGCACATGAGTTACGGGGCGATCAGCCTCAACGCCCAGGTAGCCATGGCCCGGGCGGCAAAAGAGACCGGAACCTATATGGGCACCGGGGAAGGCGGGCTGCACGCCGCCCTCCACCCCTACCAGGACCGGATGATCGTTCAGGTTGCGTCCGGGCGGTTCGGGGTGAACATCGACTACCTGGAGCGGGGCGCCGGGATCGAGATCAAGATCGGCCAGGGGGCGAAGCCCGGCATCGGCGGCCACCTCCCGGGGGAGAAGGTCTGTGCGGATATCTCCAGGACACGGATGATCCCGGAAGGGAGCGACGCGATCAGCCCCGCGCCGCACCACGACATCTACAGCATCGAGGACCTCGCGCAGCTCGTCCGCGGCCTCAAGGAGGCGACGGAATGGAAGAAACCGGTCTTCGTGAAGATCGCCGCCGTCCACAACGTCGCCGCCATCGCCGCGGGCATCGCCCGCTCGCCGGCCGATGCGGTCGTCGTCGACGGGTTCCGCGGCGGAACCGGGGCGGCGCCGATGGTCTTTCGCGACCACGTCGGGATCCCGATCGAGGCGGCGGTCGCGAGCGTGGATCAGAAACTCCGCGACCAGGGGATCAGAAACGAGATATCAGTCATCGCGAGCGGGGGTATCCGGGGAAGCGCCGACGTCGCGAAAGCGATCGCCCTCGGAGCGGACGCGGTCTACATCGGCACCGCGGCGCTCGCGGCGATGGGCTGCCGGGTCTGCGGGAACTGTTACCGCGGCCTCTGCCCCTGGGGGATCGCCACCCAGCGGCCCGACCTCGTGGCGCGCCTCGACCCCGACGAGGCCTCAATACAGGTGGCGAACCTTATCCGGGCGTGGACGCTCGAACTCGCCGAACTCCTGGGTGCGGCCGGGATCAACAGCATCGAGAGCCTGCGGGGCAACCGCGACCGGCTCCGGGGCTACATGCTCGACGAGGGCCTGATGCAGGTGCTCGACGTGAAGACGGTTGGGGCGTGA
- a CDS encoding aconitase X produces the protein MYLDNDDERVLAGEFGETRQKMMEILVALGDVYGAEKLVPITSAQVSGASYKTIGRWGLSWLQSLNARAAVPAVLNPIGMPREGWQEFGIDEEFARRQAEVVEAYRKLGIRVECTCTPYYLRITEYGEHLAWSESSAVAYANSVLGARTNREGGPSALAAAIIGKTPYYGLHIVENRRPQVVVEVESGTGPHAAHWGAIGHVAGKKVGNRIPLFQGIRPNRDQLKALGAAMAATGAVALFHVEKITPEARVFTFDTGDLERVTVTADEIEALFTETEVEAVAVGCPHCSADELRELAELLRGKTTTKPFYIFAAKGVAKHNPDLVSVIERSGARVITDTCMVVSPRMDEFASIMVDSGKALAYVPGMCGALARIGTRKECVEVATS, from the coding sequence ATGTATCTTGACAACGATGACGAGCGGGTGCTCGCCGGCGAGTTCGGCGAGACCCGGCAGAAGATGATGGAGATCCTGGTCGCGCTCGGGGACGTTTACGGGGCGGAGAAACTCGTCCCGATCACGAGCGCCCAGGTGAGCGGTGCGTCCTACAAGACCATCGGAAGATGGGGGCTCTCCTGGCTGCAGAGCCTCAACGCCCGGGCGGCGGTCCCGGCGGTCTTGAACCCCATCGGGATGCCGCGGGAGGGATGGCAGGAGTTCGGGATCGACGAGGAGTTCGCCCGCCGTCAGGCGGAGGTCGTCGAGGCCTACCGGAAGCTCGGGATCCGGGTCGAGTGCACCTGCACGCCCTACTACCTCCGGATCACGGAGTACGGGGAGCACCTTGCCTGGTCGGAGTCCTCGGCGGTCGCCTACGCAAACTCGGTTCTCGGCGCCCGGACGAACCGGGAAGGCGGGCCGAGCGCCCTTGCGGCGGCGATCATCGGAAAGACCCCCTATTACGGTCTCCACATCGTCGAGAACCGCCGGCCGCAGGTCGTCGTCGAGGTCGAGAGCGGGACGGGCCCGCACGCCGCCCACTGGGGCGCCATCGGCCACGTCGCCGGAAAGAAGGTGGGGAACCGGATCCCGCTCTTCCAGGGGATCCGGCCGAACCGCGACCAGCTCAAAGCCCTCGGCGCCGCGATGGCGGCAACCGGGGCGGTCGCCCTCTTCCACGTCGAGAAGATCACCCCGGAAGCCCGGGTCTTCACGTTCGACACCGGCGATCTCGAACGGGTGACGGTGACGGCGGACGAGATCGAGGCCCTCTTTACGGAGACCGAGGTCGAGGCGGTCGCGGTCGGGTGCCCGCACTGCTCCGCCGACGAACTCCGTGAACTCGCGGAACTCCTCCGGGGGAAGACGACGACGAAACCCTTCTACATCTTCGCCGCAAAAGGGGTCGCGAAGCACAACCCCGACCTCGTGAGCGTCATCGAGCGGAGCGGTGCCCGGGTGATCACGGACACCTGCATGGTCGTCTCGCCCCGGATGGACGAGTTCGCTTCGATCATGGTCGACTCGGGCAAGGCTCTCGCCTACGTTCCCGGGATGTGCGGCGCGCTCGCCCGGATCGGGACGAGGAAAGAGTGCGTCGAGGTCGCGACGTCGTGA
- a CDS encoding UbiD family decarboxylase, which yields MRNFIELMREQGRVEEIESPCSTVYEAPRMASRTDKILFFHDLDGRRGVMNLLSDRRSLAAALGVEERDLVGHLAGMTYSGRVLGAGRLEGGIPADLSRLPVMKHFPGDAGRYFTSGIVFSRYDGVENASIHRMMVLDDHRVVARLVEGRHTHTLLKAALARGEKLPVAVTVGTHPLVTFAACTRVPEGKELAYAAELMGGELSIRECENGVRVPDAEFVLEGYISAEMAAEGPFVDITGTYDPVRQQHVIEFTKMYCKEDPIYHGILPAGDEHKLLMGAPYEPKIYRAVGEVTTVRDVLLTKGGAGYLHAVVKIRKNTQGDAKNAIMAAFAAHTSLKHVVVVDEDIDIHDPNDVEYAIATRVRGDTDIMVIPGVRGSSLDPTRLGDGTNVKVGVDATMVMGREDEFRRAEWV from the coding sequence ATGCGTAACTTTATCGAACTGATGCGGGAGCAGGGCCGGGTCGAGGAGATCGAGAGCCCCTGCTCGACCGTCTACGAGGCTCCCCGTATGGCGAGCCGGACGGATAAGATCCTCTTCTTCCACGACCTCGACGGCCGCCGGGGGGTGATGAACCTCCTCTCAGACCGCCGATCGCTTGCAGCGGCGCTCGGCGTCGAGGAGCGGGACCTCGTCGGACACCTCGCGGGCATGACCTACAGCGGCCGCGTCCTCGGTGCCGGACGGCTTGAAGGCGGTATTCCTGCCGACCTCTCCCGCCTCCCGGTCATGAAGCACTTCCCCGGCGACGCCGGGCGCTACTTCACCTCTGGGATCGTCTTCTCGCGCTACGACGGCGTCGAGAACGCCTCCATCCACCGGATGATGGTCCTCGACGATCACAGGGTCGTCGCCCGCCTGGTGGAAGGAAGGCACACCCATACCCTCCTCAAAGCGGCGCTCGCCAGAGGGGAGAAACTCCCGGTCGCCGTCACCGTCGGCACCCATCCGCTGGTGACGTTCGCCGCCTGCACCCGCGTGCCTGAGGGTAAGGAACTCGCCTACGCTGCGGAACTGATGGGCGGGGAACTCTCTATCCGGGAGTGCGAGAACGGCGTCCGGGTTCCCGACGCCGAGTTCGTCCTCGAGGGCTACATCAGTGCTGAAATGGCGGCGGAAGGCCCGTTCGTCGATATTACCGGGACATACGATCCCGTGCGGCAACAGCACGTGATCGAGTTCACGAAGATGTACTGTAAGGAGGACCCCATCTACCACGGCATCCTCCCGGCCGGCGACGAGCACAAACTCCTGATGGGAGCGCCGTACGAGCCGAAGATCTACCGTGCGGTCGGGGAGGTGACGACGGTGCGTGACGTCCTCCTCACGAAGGGCGGCGCCGGCTACCTCCATGCAGTGGTGAAGATCCGGAAGAACACGCAGGGCGACGCGAAGAACGCCATCATGGCGGCGTTTGCCGCCCATACGTCCCTCAAACATGTCGTGGTGGTGGACGAGGATATCGATATCCACGACCCCAATGACGTCGAATACGCGATCGCGACGAGGGTGCGGGGCGACACCGACATCATGGTCATCCCCGGCGTCCGGGGCTCGTCGCTCGACCCGACACGGCTGGGTGACGGGACGAACGTGAAGGTCGGGGTCGACGCCACGATGGTCATGGGCAGAGAAGACGAATTCAGAAGAGCGGAGTGGGTGTAG
- a CDS encoding UbiX family flavin prenyltransferase, which produces MKKEFVVGVTGASGVVYARRLLEVLCDNATVHIVISDTARQIAGIEGVDLEGFDAIYAENSDLAADIASGSFRYDGMAIVPCSMKTLAAVSNGFADNLITRAADVCLKEKRPLLLLLREMPLSRIHLKNMLAADDAGATVMVASPPFYQRPETIDDLVDMVVARVLDHMGVEHDLGTRWSGYDA; this is translated from the coding sequence ATGAAGAAGGAATTCGTCGTCGGGGTCACCGGGGCAAGCGGGGTTGTTTACGCCCGCCGCCTCCTCGAAGTGCTCTGCGATAACGCAACGGTGCATATCGTCATCTCCGATACCGCCCGGCAGATCGCCGGGATCGAAGGCGTCGACCTCGAGGGGTTCGATGCCATATATGCCGAGAACAGCGACCTCGCGGCCGATATCGCGAGCGGATCGTTTCGCTACGACGGGATGGCGATCGTGCCCTGCAGCATGAAGACGCTTGCCGCCGTCAGCAACGGGTTCGCCGACAACCTGATCACCCGGGCGGCGGACGTCTGCCTCAAGGAGAAGCGCCCACTCCTCCTCCTGCTGCGGGAGATGCCGCTCTCCCGGATCCACTTGAAGAACATGCTTGCCGCCGACGATGCCGGTGCGACCGTGATGGTCGCAAGCCCTCCCTTCTACCAGCGCCCGGAGACCATCGACGACCTCGTCGATATGGTGGTGGCCCGGGTGCTCGACCACATGGGGGTCGAACACGACCTCGGAACCCGATGGAGCGGATACGATGCGTAA